The region CCTGCTGGCCGGCTTTCCGGTCGAGGTGCCGGGGGCAACGGTCAACCGGCTCTGCGGCTCGGGCCTCGACGCGGTCGGCACCGCGGCGCGGGCGATCAGGACCGGCGAGGCCGACCTGATGCTGGCCGGCGGCGTGGAGAGCATGACGCGGGCCCCCTTCGTGATGGGCAAGGCGGACCAGGCCTTCGCGCGCCAGGCCGACATCTACGACACGACGATCGGCTGGCGCTTCGTCAACGGCCTGATGAAGGCGCAGTACGGCACGGACTCGATGCCGGAGACCGGCGAGAACGTCGCCGAGGCCTTCCAGGTGTCGCGCGCCGACCAGGACGCCTTCGCCTACCGCAGCCAGATGCGGGCCAAGGCGGCGCAGGAGAGCGGCTTCTTCGCCAAGGAGATCGCGCCGGTCACCATCAAGGGCCGCAAGGGCGACACGGTGGTCGACACCGACGAGCATCCGCGCGGCGACACGACGATGGAGATGCTGGCCAAGCTGAAGACGCCGTTCCGCAACCCGGGCACCGTGACCGCCGGCAACGCGTCGGGCGTCAACGACGGGGCCGCCGCCCTGCTGCTGGCGAGCGAGGCCGGCCTGAAGCGCCACGGGCTGACGCCGCGGGCGCGGGTCGTCGCGATGGCCACCGCCGGCGTCGAGCCGCGGCTGATGGGCATCGGCCCAGCCCCGGCGGTCCAGAAGCTGCTGGCCAAGACCGGCCTGACGCTGAAGGACGTCGACATCATCGAGCTGAACGAGGCCTTCGCCGCCCAGGGCATCGCGGTGCTCCGCCAGCTCGGCCTGCCCGAGGACGCCGATCACGTGAACCCGCACGGCGGCGCCATCGCCCTCGGCCACCCGCTCGGCGCCTCGGGCGCGCGGCTGGCACTCACGGCGGTCAGCGCGCTGGAGACGCACGGCGGCAAGCGCGCCATCGCCACCATGTGCATCGGCGTCGGCCAGGGCATCGCGGCCTTGATCGAACTGGTGTGAGACGGGGCGGGAGCCGGCGGGTCAGCCCGCCGGTTCTCCGCGCAGGAATTCCGCCGGCCGCGCCGCCAGCGCCCGGCGCGGCAGCCACAGGCCCGCGAGCGCCATGCCGGCGGTCGCCACGGCCGCCACCGTCAGCGGCACCGCCGGCCGGAACAGCCAGCCGTCCGGCGCGATGCGGACGACCACCGCATGCGCCGCCAGGGTGCCGAGCAGCGTTGCGACGGCGGCCGTGACCAGCCCGAGCAGCGCCAGCTCGAGCATGCCGGCGAGCATGAGCTGGCGCGGCCGGGCGCCGACGACCTTGAGCAGGACGAGCTCGCGCAGCCGCCGCCGGTGGGTCGCGGCGAGGCTGCCGGCGATCACCGCGACGGCGGCGGCGACCGCCGCACCGGCGATCAGCGCCAGCGGCCGCGAGGCGGCCAGCAGCGCGCCGCGCAGCCGCTCCAGCACGGGGCCGACGCGCACCGTCGCGACCGCGGGGAACGCCGCGCCGACCGCGGCCTCGAGCGCCGCGGTCTCCGCCGGGCCGCTGGTCCAGGCAGCGGCGATCTCGCGATGGTCGGGCGGCGCGGCCGGCGGCGAGAGCAGGAAGGGGAAATCGAGGCGCAGCCGCGACCAGTCGATGCGCCGCAGGTTGGCCACGGTGGCCGTCAGGCGCCGGCCGCGATGGTTCAGCGCGATCGTGTCGCCGACCGCGATGCCCAGCCGCCGCGCCACCGCCGCGTCGACCGAGACCAGCTGCGGCCCGGCATGGTCGGCCGGCCACCAGCCGCCCTCGACGATCGCGGCGCCCGGCGGCGGCGCGGCCGCCCAGGACACGCCGCGGTCGCCGCGCACCGCCCAGGCGACGTCGCGCGGCACCGCCTCGCGCAGCAGCGGCCGGGCACCGAGATGCGTGAGCCGGGCGTGCAGGAACGGCCGCCGCTCGACGCGGCTCCCCGGTGCGACCCGCCGCACCAGGGCCGCGAACGCCGGGCCTTCGTGCGGCGACAGGTTCAGGAAGGCGAGGTCGGGCGCGTCCTGCGGCACCGTCTCGTCCAGGTGGTGCAGCGCGTTGTCCTCGATGGTCTTCACCGCGACCAGGAGCGTGAGGCACAGGCCCAGCACGGTCACCACGGGCACCGTCACGGCCCCCGGCCGCGACAGGCCGTTCAGCGCCAGCCGCATCAGCGGCGGCCCCCGGCGCGCGCACCGCCCTGCCGCCCAGGCCACCAGCCGGCCGAGCAGCAGGAAGGCCGCCACCGCGAGGCCGGCCGCGGCGGCGAAGAGCGACGCGAGGAGCGGCATCGCGGTCGTCGCGAACAGCAGGCCGACGAGCAGGAGCGCCGCGGCCGCGACGAGGGCCGCCCGGCGCAGGCGCCCGCCCCGGACGGGCGCCGCCAGGTCGCGGAAGAGCCGCTGCGGCCCGATCCCGCGAACGCGGCCGAGCGAGCAGAGCGCGAACGCGGCGGCGGTGACGAGCCCGAACGCCGCCGCGGTCGCGAGCGCCGCGGGCTGCACCGAGGCACCGGCGACGAAGGGCAGCGCCGCCGGCCACAGCCGGCCGAGGACCGCGGGCGCCGCAGCGCCGACGACCAGTCCCACCGCCACGCCGAGGGCCGCTGCGAGCATCACCTGCGCGAAGTAGACGCCGGCGACCAGCCCCTCCGTGGCGCCGAGGCATTTGAGAACGGCCACCGTCTCGGTCCGGCGCGCCAGATGCGCGGTGACCGCCGCCGCCACGCCGGCGCCGCCGATCAGCAGCACCGACACGCCGCCGAGCAGCAGCAGCACCCGCCCGATCTGGACGACCCGCTCCAGGCCGGGCGGGCCGTCGGCCGCCTCGACGATCCGCCAGCCCGCGTCGGGGAAGCGCCGCTCGGCCTCCACGACCCAGGCGCCCGAATCGGCCCCGGGTGCCAGCCGGACGAGATTGTACCAGTAGACCGGCGACCCCGGTGCGGCGAGGTCGGTCCCGTCCAACGCCGCCCGCGCGACCAGCACCCGCGGACCGAGGGCGAAGCCCTGCACGCCCCGTCCCGGCTCGGCCACCAGCCGCGCCCGGACCGCCACCTTCAGCGGCCCGATCTGCAGCGGATCTCCCGGCGCCAGCCCGAGCGCCTCCAGCAGCGCCGGATCCGCCGCCGCCCCCCAGACGCCGCCGCGGCGCCCCAGGGCGGCATCGAGCGGCTGCGGCGGCTCCAGCACCACCGTACCGTACAGCGGATAGCGCTCGTCGACCGCTTTCAGTTCGACGAGCGTCGCGGCATTGCCGTCCACGCGGCGCGCCGGAACCCGCAGCTCCGCGACCTCGCTGTACGCCGCCGCCGTTTCGAGGAAGGCGCGCTGTTCGATGTCCGCCGGCTCGTGGAAGAGGCGGAGCGAGACGTCGCCACCGACCGCGGCGCGCGCCCCGTCGCGCACATCGTCGGATACTATCCCGGCCAGCGACCCGAACGCCGCGATGACCGCGACGCCCACGGCGATGCCCGCGACCAGCGTATACAGGCTGCCGGCGGCGCCGCGCAGATCGCGCAGCGCGACGGTGATGGCCAGACGAATGGACCTCGTGAGAATGCCGTCACTCCCTCGGCCGAACGCCGTCCGCCGTTACGGCGGTTGGCAACGCCGTCGCCGCAAGGGATAACACTGCGCGGCCGTCCCGTATCGGATCGGCTCGCCAATTTCCGTCAGCATCCACAGAAGCCACCGGAGAAGACGCCATGGCCCCGCGCATCGGTTACCTGCTGCCGACCCGCGAGAGCGTTATGGAGGGCCATCCGGCGGCGGCGCCGCTGCTGGCGCTGGCCGAGCGCGCCGAGACGCTCGGCTACGATTCGGTCTGGGTGGGCGACTCCCTCCTCGCCCGGCCACGGCACGAGCCGATCACCCTGCTCGCAGGCGTCGCCGGCCGAACGAAGCGGGTCGAGCTCGGCACGGCGGTGCTCCTCCCGGCGCTGCGCAACCCAGTGGTGTTGGCGCACCAGGTCGCAACCCTGGACCAGGTGGCCGAGGGCCGCGTCATCCTCGGCGTCGGCATCGCCACAGACGTGCCGAACATCCGCGACGAGTTCGAAGCCGCGGGCGTGCCGTTCGAGAAGCGCGTCGGCCGCATGCTGGAAGGCCTGCGCCTCTGTCGAGCCCTCTGGACCGGCGAGCCGGTCGATTGGCAGGGCCGCTGGACGGTCAAGCACGGCACCCTCGGGCCCGTCCCCCATCGGCCAGGTGGGCCGCCCATCTGGATCGGCGGTGCCGCAGAAGCCTCGGTCGAGCGGGTCGGCAAGCATTTCGACGGCTGGTTCCCGAACGGACCGGATCCGGCAAGGGTCGCCGACATGTGGCAGCGCATGCAGGCGGTCGCGCGCGAAAACGGCCGGGACCCGTCGGCCATGACCGCAGCCACCTATCTCACCATCGCCATCGACGACGATGCCGAGCGTGCGACTCGCCGGATCGACGCCTTCCTGGAAAGCTACTACGGCCAGCCCGCTGCCCTCATGCGCAAGCGCCAGCCGAGCTATGGCGGTCCGCTCGAAGGCGCGAGGCAGTGGCTCGCCGACTATGCCGCCGTCGGTGTCAGCCATTTCGTGCTGCGCTTCGCAGGCGATCATGAACGCCACCTCGAACTGCTCGCCGGCATCGGCGCGGATCTCGGCCGCTGAGCCGGGTTGGAGAAGGACACCCATGCGCATCGAGATCCTCTGCACCGGCGACGAGATCCTGACCGGCAAGACCATCAACACCAACTACAGCCACATCGCCCGGCGGCTGGTCGAGGTCGGGCTGAACGTCACCTGGGGTACCACCGTCGGCGACGACCGCGAGAGCCTGCTGACCGCCTTCCGTCAGGCGGCCGAACGGGCCGACGCCGTCATCGTCAACGGCGGCCTCGGCCCGACCGTCGACGACCTGTCGCAGGAAGTGGCGGCCCAGGCGGCCGGGGTCGAGCTGGTGCTGAACGAAGCCTGGTTCGCCCGGATGGAGGAGCGCTATCGCCAGCGCGGCCGCGTCATGCCGCCCAACAACGTGAAGCAGGCGATGCTGCCGGCGGGGGCCGAGTTGATCGACAACCCCATCGGCACGGCCTGCGGCTTCGCCGTCACGCTCGGCAAGGCACGCTTCATGTTCACGCCAGGCGTCCCGCGCGAGATGCGCCGCATGATCGATGAACAGGTGCTGCCGCGCCTGCTGAAGATGAGCGGCCTGCAGAGCGTGACGCGCCTGAAGCGCTTCCACTCCTTCGGCATCGGCGAGTCGCGGGCCGACGAGATGCTCAGCGGCATCCCAGCCTTCGCCGACGGCTCGGTGAAGCTCGGGTTCCAGTCGCATTATCCGCAGCTCGAGACGAAGCTCGCGGCGCGTGCCGCGACCGCCGCCGAACTCGACCGGATCCTCGCACCGGTCGAGGCGGAGGTGCGTAGCCGGCTCGGCGCCTTCATCCTGTGCGAGGACAACGAGACGCTGGAGGGCGTCGTCCTGGCGGCGCTGGCCGAGCGCGGCGGTTCGCTGGCGCTGGCCGAGACGTTCACCAGCGGCAATATCGCCTCGCGCCTCGCACCGCTGCCGGCCGCCGAAGGCGTCTTCCGCCGCGGCATCGTCTCGCGCGACACGCGCGAGATCGCCGCCGCCCTCGGCCTTGCCGGAGAGGCGGCCGTCTCTGTCGAGACGGCCGCAGCGGTTGCCCGCGCGCTCTGCGAAACGAGCGGCGCCAGCCACGGTCTCGCCGTCCTGATCACGGTCGATTCCGGCGATGACCGTACCGAACTCGGCGGCGACATCTGCATCGGCATCGCCGATGCCGATGGCACGGTCACGCGCCGGGCACGGCTGCTCGGCGGCCGCGACTGGGTGCGCATGGGAGCGGGCGAGATGGGCCTCGACTGCCTGCGCCGCCACCTGCTCGGCCTGCCGGTCGACGAGCGGATCGACTTTGAGAAGCGCTGACGGAAGATCGGCGGCGCTCCACCTTCGGCGCACCGGCGTTGAACAGGCGCGATGTCTCAGGCACATACCGCCGGAGCCGACGTGACGGTTCGGCACCCGAAGCAGTATTGCCGCATGGACGTCTGTACCCGTGACCGCAGCCGCCGCATCGAAGGCTACGTCTGTCTGGTCGGTTTCGGCCTCTGCGTACCGCTCGCCAACTGGCTGATCCAGAGCATCGGGACGGTCTGCGTGCCGCAGGGTCCCTGCCTGGTACCGGTTGCGCCAGGCGTCATGGCGCCCAGCGGGGTACTGGCCATCGGCCTCGCCCTCGTCCTGCGCGACCTCGTACAACGACGCCTCGGCGTCGCCTGGGCACTCGGAGCCATCGGCGCCGGCGCCGCGCTTTCCGCCGCCTTTGCGCCTGCCGCACTGGTCGTGGCGTCGACGGCCGCATTCCTGCTGTCGGAGATCGCCGATCTCGCCGTGTTCACACCGCTGCAGCGGCGCGGCCTCGTAAGAGCCGTGGCCGTCAGCAGCTTCGTCGGCCTCGTCGTCGACAGCCTCGTCTTCCTCTGGCTCGCCTTTGGCAGCCTCGCCTATCTGCCCGGCCAGGTGATCGGCAAGGCGTGGATGGTCGTGCTCGCGCTCCCGGTGATCTGGCTGCTTCGCCAGCGCGACGCCCGCGCTTCCTGAGAAGCGTCGGCTCCCATCGGCCTGATCCGTTCAGGGCGCGAAGCGCCCGCGCAACGGCGTGCCGGTAACGAGCGACACCAGGTGCGCGATCGCGACCAGCGCCACCAATGCCGCGACGAACATGATCGCCAGCCAGGGCGGTCCCCATCGCGCGCCCGGTTCCCACGGCTTCTCGTGAAAGTGCCGCGCCACCATGAATACCGTGGCGGCGGCGGCGAACAGGACGAGCGTCGGGACGAGGGTCATGAGGCCGTCTTCTAAGGCCGGACGCCGGGTAGCGGAAGTGACGATGCGATAGTGCGCGGTCCAGCGATGCGAATAGCTGTAGACGGTCGTCGTCCACGGCGCTTACACTTTCCTCCATAACGGCAAAAGCCGAATAAAGACGACCGTTTGCTCAGGCTGCCGACTGGCAGGAAGAGCTAAATTGACGCGGTTGCGGAGGAGGAAACGATCATGACTGGCCAGACAGGCGTATCCCGTCGTCGCTTCATCGCAAACACCGCCGCCCTGTCGGCGGTGGCGATTGCTGCACCTTACGTGCGCAGTGCAAGGGCTGCCGGTTCACTGTCGATCGGCTTCTGGGATCATTGGGTCCCAGGCGCCAACGACGCGACGCGTAAGATCGTCGAGGAATGGGCAGCGAAGGAGAAAGTCGACGTCACGATCGACTTCATCACCTCCCAGGGCCGCAAGATCCTCCTGACGACCGCCGCCGAGGCACAGGCGCGTTCCGGCCACGACATCCTCGCCTTCTCCACTTGGCTTCCGGCGGAGCACGCCGAACTGCTCGAGCCGGTCGACGACATCATGAAGCCGCTGATCGAGCAGAACGGCGCCGTCAACGCCACCGTCGAATATCTCGGCAAGATCGACGGCCGCTGGGTCGTCGTCCCCGCGACCGTCGGCAGCCAAGCCAAGGGGCCGTGCTCGCGGATTGACCTGCTGAAGCAGCATGCCGGTATCGACATTCAGGCCATGTATCCGGCCGGCGAGGCGCCGAAGGCCGACGACTGGAACCTGGAAACCTACCTCAAGGCCGCCGAAGCCTGCCACAAGGCGGGCTTCCCGTTCGGGATCGGCCTCGGCGGAACGTCGGACTCCGTCGATTCGGTCGGTGCCTTCTTCCATTCCTTCGGCGCCCAGCTCGTCGACGCAAAGGGCGACATCACCGTCAAGTCGGACCCGGTGCGGCAGGCGCTCGATTACATGAAGCGCCTCGGCCAGTTCCTGCCGCCCGACGCCCCGGCATGGGACGATGCGTCCAACAACAAGTGGCTCGTCAGCGGCAAGGGCGCGACGATCATGAACCCACCGAGCGCCTGGGCGGTGGCCAAGCGCGATGCGCCCGAGATCGCCAACCAGCTCTGGACACACGGGATGCCCAAGGGGCCGAACGGGCGCTTCGGGCCGTTCCTCCCCTACTTCTGGGGCATCTGGGAGTTCGGCAAGAACAAGTCCGCGGCCAAGAGTCTCCTCACCCACCTGTCCCAGCCGGAAGCCGTGAAGCGGATGGTCGAAGGCAGTTCCGGCTACGACATCCCCGCCTTCGCCAACCTAGCGAGCCTGGATGTCTGGGCGAACGCGGAGCCGCCGAAGGGAACGCTCTACCACTACCCCAATCCGCACAACCACCAGACACTGTCGATCGCCGCGGCACCGGCGCCGCACAAGATCGCCGTGCAGATCTACGTTCAGGCGATCCAGACCAAGATGGTCGTTCGTCACCTGCAGGGCGAGGACATGGAGAAGACGCTCGCCTGGGCCGAGAGCGAGGTCGAAGGCTTCATGCGCATCTGAGTTGAGGCTGTGGCGGCACCGTCCCGCTCGCGTGGTGAGCGGGACGGCGCCGGCTGATTTCGGTGCCCCTCCCATGCGACACGGATCCTGACATGGCCGAAGTGACGACATCTCCTGCTGTGGGGGGTACGCACCTCGCCTCCCCGACCCGCAAGACCGGCCGGCTGCGCGTCGTGATGCAGCGCAAGTCGACGGTCGCCTTCCTGATGACGCTACCGCTCATCCTGTTGATCGTCCTGCTGGTCCTCTACCCGGCTCTCTACGCCGTCCACCTCGCGACGCTGAACAAGTCGATGACCCGTTTCGTCGGCTTTGGGAACTTCCTGTTCCTGTTCAAGCGCGAGACCTTCTGGATGGTCGTCCAGCAGTCCTGCATCTTCGCGATCACCGCCGTGATCTTCAAAGCGATCATCGGCTTCATCGTCGCGCACTTCGTGCACAACGTACCGGCCAAGGGCCAGCGCAAGTGGCGCGGCATGCTGCTCGTGCCGTGGGTGATCCCGCCGGCGATGAGCACGCTGGCGTGGCTGTGGCTGTTCGATCCGTCCTACAGCGCATTCAACTGGGTGCTGGCGCTGTTCGACATCGGCCCGATCCCGTGGACGGGCGACGCGACCTGGGCACGCTTCTCGGTCATCCTGGTCAACGTCTGGATCGGCGCGCCGTTCTTCATGATCATGTATCTCGCGTCGCTGAAGTCGGTCCCGGACCAGCTCTACGAGGCCGCCGCCATCGACGGCGCCAACTGGTGGCAGCGGATCTGGTACGTCACGCTGCCGATGATGCGCAACATCATCGCGATCACTGCACTGTTCTCTCTGATCGTGACCTTCGCCAACTTCGATATCGTCCGCATCCTCACCGCCGGCGGTCCGCTCGACCAGACCCACATCTTCGGCACCTGGGCCTTCCTGGTCGGAATCGAGAGTGGCGACATCCCGCTCGGCGCCAGCGTCTCGCTCTTCATGGTCCCGATCCTGGCTGTCGCCGCCGTGTTCATCCTGCGCGACATCACAAAGCGGGGGAGTGAAGTCTGATGGCCACCGTATCTACCACGGCCAGTGGCACGCGGGCCCCCGCAGCCAAGCCCCGTTACGGCAGCATGAGCCGGGACAGGCGCTGGGCGCTGCGCTGGTCCTACTTCTTCCTCACGCTGTTCGCGATCTTCTTTTTGATCCCGCCCATCTACATGCTGATCACGTCGTTGAAGACCAGCGCGGAGATATCGGCGGCGTCCAACCCCTGGTGGGTCTTCTACCCGACGCTGGAGAACTACGCGGCGCTGCTGGGCTCCAGCGAGTATCTCGTCTTCTTCCGCAATTCGGCGGTCGTTTCGATCTTCGTCGTGACGATCACCATGCTGATCAGCGTCCCCGCCGCCTTCGCCCTCTCGCGGATGCGTTTCTGGGGCTCGGCGACGCTCGCGACCGGCGTCTTCCTGACCTACCTCATCCCGGAAACGCTGCTGTTCATCCCGCTGTTCAAGATATTCGCGATGGTGAACGAGTACACGGGCATACAGCTCATCAACAACTGGTGGGTGCTGCTGGTCCTCTATCCGACCCTGACCGTTCCCTTCTGCACCTGGATCATGATCGGCTACTTCGCCTCGATCCCGAAGGAGCTCGACGAGGCGGCGCTGATCGACGGCGCCACCTGGATGCAG is a window of Constrictibacter sp. MBR-5 DNA encoding:
- a CDS encoding VUT family protein encodes the protein MTVRHPKQYCRMDVCTRDRSRRIEGYVCLVGFGLCVPLANWLIQSIGTVCVPQGPCLVPVAPGVMAPSGVLAIGLALVLRDLVQRRLGVAWALGAIGAGAALSAAFAPAALVVASTAAFLLSEIADLAVFTPLQRRGLVRAVAVSSFVGLVVDSLVFLWLAFGSLAYLPGQVIGKAWMVVLALPVIWLLRQRDARAS
- the pcaF gene encoding 3-oxoadipyl-CoA thiolase, with translation MTDAYICDFARTPIGRYAGALKDVRADDLAAHPLRVLRERNTQVDWAALDDCYMGCANQAGEDNRNVARMATLLAGFPVEVPGATVNRLCGSGLDAVGTAARAIRTGEADLMLAGGVESMTRAPFVMGKADQAFARQADIYDTTIGWRFVNGLMKAQYGTDSMPETGENVAEAFQVSRADQDAFAYRSQMRAKAAQESGFFAKEIAPVTIKGRKGDTVVDTDEHPRGDTTMEMLAKLKTPFRNPGTVTAGNASGVNDGAAALLLASEAGLKRHGLTPRARVVAMATAGVEPRLMGIGPAPAVQKLLAKTGLTLKDVDIIELNEAFAAQGIAVLRQLGLPEDADHVNPHGGAIALGHPLGASGARLALTAVSALETHGGKRAIATMCIGVGQGIAALIELV
- a CDS encoding FtsX-like permease family protein, with product MGVAVIAAFGSLAGIVSDDVRDGARAAVGGDVSLRLFHEPADIEQRAFLETAAAYSEVAELRVPARRVDGNAATLVELKAVDERYPLYGTVVLEPPQPLDAALGRRGGVWGAAADPALLEALGLAPGDPLQIGPLKVAVRARLVAEPGRGVQGFALGPRVLVARAALDGTDLAAPGSPVYWYNLVRLAPGADSGAWVVEAERRFPDAGWRIVEAADGPPGLERVVQIGRVLLLLGGVSVLLIGGAGVAAAVTAHLARRTETVAVLKCLGATEGLVAGVYFAQVMLAAALGVAVGLVVGAAAPAVLGRLWPAALPFVAGASVQPAALATAAAFGLVTAAAFALCSLGRVRGIGPQRLFRDLAAPVRGGRLRRAALVAAAALLLVGLLFATTAMPLLASLFAAAAGLAVAAFLLLGRLVAWAAGRCARRGPPLMRLALNGLSRPGAVTVPVVTVLGLCLTLLVAVKTIEDNALHHLDETVPQDAPDLAFLNLSPHEGPAFAALVRRVAPGSRVERRPFLHARLTHLGARPLLREAVPRDVAWAVRGDRGVSWAAAPPPGAAIVEGGWWPADHAGPQLVSVDAAVARRLGIAVGDTIALNHRGRRLTATVANLRRIDWSRLRLDFPFLLSPPAAPPDHREIAAAWTSGPAETAALEAAVGAAFPAVATVRVGPVLERLRGALLAASRPLALIAGAAVAAAVAVIAGSLAATHRRRLRELVLLKVVGARPRQLMLAGMLELALLGLVTAAVATLLGTLAAHAVVVRIAPDGWLFRPAVPLTVAAVATAGMALAGLWLPRRALAARPAEFLRGEPAG
- a CDS encoding LLM class flavin-dependent oxidoreductase, producing MAPRIGYLLPTRESVMEGHPAAAPLLALAERAETLGYDSVWVGDSLLARPRHEPITLLAGVAGRTKRVELGTAVLLPALRNPVVLAHQVATLDQVAEGRVILGVGIATDVPNIRDEFEAAGVPFEKRVGRMLEGLRLCRALWTGEPVDWQGRWTVKHGTLGPVPHRPGGPPIWIGGAAEASVERVGKHFDGWFPNGPDPARVADMWQRMQAVARENGRDPSAMTAATYLTIAIDDDAERATRRIDAFLESYYGQPAALMRKRQPSYGGPLEGARQWLADYAAVGVSHFVLRFAGDHERHLELLAGIGADLGR
- a CDS encoding extracellular solute-binding protein, translated to MTGQTGVSRRRFIANTAALSAVAIAAPYVRSARAAGSLSIGFWDHWVPGANDATRKIVEEWAAKEKVDVTIDFITSQGRKILLTTAAEAQARSGHDILAFSTWLPAEHAELLEPVDDIMKPLIEQNGAVNATVEYLGKIDGRWVVVPATVGSQAKGPCSRIDLLKQHAGIDIQAMYPAGEAPKADDWNLETYLKAAEACHKAGFPFGIGLGGTSDSVDSVGAFFHSFGAQLVDAKGDITVKSDPVRQALDYMKRLGQFLPPDAPAWDDASNNKWLVSGKGATIMNPPSAWAVAKRDAPEIANQLWTHGMPKGPNGRFGPFLPYFWGIWEFGKNKSAAKSLLTHLSQPEAVKRMVEGSSGYDIPAFANLASLDVWANAEPPKGTLYHYPNPHNHQTLSIAAAPAPHKIAVQIYVQAIQTKMVVRHLQGEDMEKTLAWAESEVEGFMRI
- a CDS encoding CinA family nicotinamide mononucleotide deamidase-related protein is translated as MRIEILCTGDEILTGKTINTNYSHIARRLVEVGLNVTWGTTVGDDRESLLTAFRQAAERADAVIVNGGLGPTVDDLSQEVAAQAAGVELVLNEAWFARMEERYRQRGRVMPPNNVKQAMLPAGAELIDNPIGTACGFAVTLGKARFMFTPGVPREMRRMIDEQVLPRLLKMSGLQSVTRLKRFHSFGIGESRADEMLSGIPAFADGSVKLGFQSHYPQLETKLAARAATAAELDRILAPVEAEVRSRLGAFILCEDNETLEGVVLAALAERGGSLALAETFTSGNIASRLAPLPAAEGVFRRGIVSRDTREIAAALGLAGEAAVSVETAAAVARALCETSGASHGLAVLITVDSGDDRTELGGDICIGIADADGTVTRRARLLGGRDWVRMGAGEMGLDCLRRHLLGLPVDERIDFEKR
- a CDS encoding sugar ABC transporter permease, with amino-acid sequence MAEVTTSPAVGGTHLASPTRKTGRLRVVMQRKSTVAFLMTLPLILLIVLLVLYPALYAVHLATLNKSMTRFVGFGNFLFLFKRETFWMVVQQSCIFAITAVIFKAIIGFIVAHFVHNVPAKGQRKWRGMLLVPWVIPPAMSTLAWLWLFDPSYSAFNWVLALFDIGPIPWTGDATWARFSVILVNVWIGAPFFMIMYLASLKSVPDQLYEAAAIDGANWWQRIWYVTLPMMRNIIAITALFSLIVTFANFDIVRILTAGGPLDQTHIFGTWAFLVGIESGDIPLGASVSLFMVPILAVAAVFILRDITKRGSEV
- a CDS encoding carbohydrate ABC transporter permease encodes the protein MATVSTTASGTRAPAAKPRYGSMSRDRRWALRWSYFFLTLFAIFFLIPPIYMLITSLKTSAEISAASNPWWVFYPTLENYAALLGSSEYLVFFRNSAVVSIFVVTITMLISVPAAFALSRMRFWGSATLATGVFLTYLIPETLLFIPLFKIFAMVNEYTGIQLINNWWVLLVLYPTLTVPFCTWIMIGYFASIPKELDEAALIDGATWMQTLTRIFIPVALPGLIAATIFAFTVSWAQFLYPLAFTTSTDQLVLPVGIVTTLIKGDVFNWGQIMTGALLGAAPPLIIYAFLMDYYIAGLTAGATKG